In Caretta caretta isolate rCarCar2 chromosome 20, rCarCar1.hap1, whole genome shotgun sequence, a single window of DNA contains:
- the TNS2 gene encoding tensin-2 isoform X2 — translation MLSCPQGHGEQGACLHKGCQQPREERGDLCQPEKVPKPHSFKEKAFKKKKRACVVCKESIEALGLVCQACKIASHKKCEAKVASSCQPLPPPELRRNTAPARRIEHLGSTKSLHTSKQRSTLPRSFSLDHVMERKYDFDLTYITERIISVFFPPALEEQRYRGNLREVAQMLKSKHEDKYTLFNLSEKRHDISRLNPKVQDFGWPDMHAPPLDKICSICKAMETWLNSDPQHVVVLHCKGNKGKTGVIVAAYMHYSKISASADQALGTLTMRKFCEDKVAASLQPSQKRYIKYFSGLLSGTIKMNSNTLFLHHVLIPAIPSFEASGGYQPFLKIYQSMQLVYTSGIYSVPGPGPQKLCVTLEPALLLKGDVMVKCYHKQTCSSDRDVVFRIQFHTCTIHGTQLWFGKDELDEAWQDERFPFEASVEFVFSSGPEKMKGLETLRNSPSITVDYNISDPMVRWDSYENFNLHHEDSLEDMSHTRGPIDGSLYAKIKKKRNLSGFSGGGSGSPASADSTQQGSRFLSVSSDSGHSSMLAEPSPPAKPLPTPAEREELDRLLGGFGVKARPETPKQQSGASPHRELGGCPPSNGARDRETAILEDELVEMSPFGPLAYPSRRPGLTRHCSCRLGYRSQSCPGAHSPERLPNGAYYRPEGTLERRRLVYSTNGVHLHPAEGYPCLPQETGPGEKRRVYRSLSEGLQPLAHPYAYELPHSPGKREDLAYKPPSYREVLILEEEPACGLELCPCQDCQEKVHEEAGLPPTTAFYGLHLGSREPEEWAHERAKSPLSRSGHPGQSLPLLMPAAYSQRTRGHHEVFEFEPAHAKMPVHFGHSYPAQPMPGAHQKGHAHHKGMEQSLEPFHYRYGPPYPALLPHGAYACGPPTHCPQPPFYGRSPARPCASPPDTPGYHSPPSSSASPVSSAYPASRKQSYEPQSLETGQGYPRLGHQDRTPAEMQGPGDEAPWRDAPGSLRQPPWEAHAACPAPPELSGPPTPLHTSSPVQSKDSPAMPKGSTPAASLQESSACSSPEDTAPPSDKRTPEMSLVLPGATPSPTQPPSPTQACAHGATSRAQSNGPAPRQPCLRAHSPASPPQGTGLSRVNPGDSPRHLNGPSYPAVSPDSSPSNGTPAHPLPPGMDRLDQRSPPTAPIHSPACASCRATATLRNPAPYNGHLHSDRAELAPGTLARCPNGSPLPSPISVQVPAPYCPSDLQCSPTPAFPITTAYYSGGERSPLPPGSPSQGHACDSLQQPPLPEKRHTPAAGSWERSSPPGRGTGTGHHVTFAPDTARPDPDTQPESHSNVKFVQDTSKFWYKPNLSRDQAIALLKDKEPGCFLIRDSNSFQGAYGLALKVATPPANCLTLPSKGDPMEQLVRHFLIETGPKGVKIKGCQNEPYFGSLPALVSQHSITPISLPCKLRIPSRDPMEETPDMAIPTNVSTAADLLKQGAACSVLYLSSVETESLTGPQAVAKAAASTLSCSPRPPACLVHFKVSTQGITLTDNQRKLFFRRHYPVTSITFCSTDPQDRRWTNPDGTTSKLFGFVAKKQGSPCENVCHLFAELDPEQPALAIVNFITKVMLGTHRK, via the exons GGCTCCACCAAATCCCTCCACACCTCGAAGCAACGGAGCACGCTGCCCAG gagcttCAGCCTGGACCACGTGATGGAGCGCAAGTATGACTTCGACCTGACCTACATCACTGAGCGCATCATCTCCGTcttcttcccccctgccctggaGGAGCAGCGCTACCGCGGCAACCTGCGCGAGGTGGCGCAGATGCTCAAGTCCAAGCATGAGGATAAGTACACG CTTTTCAACCTGTCCGAGAAGCGCCATGATATCAGCAGGCTGAACCCCAAG GTTCAGGATTTCGGCTGGCCGGACATGCACGCGCCCCCCCTGGACAAGATCTGCTCCATCTGCAAAGCCATGGAGACCTGGCTGAACTCGGACCCCCAGCACGTCGTGGTGCTGCATTGCAag GGGAACAAGGGCAAGACGGGCGTCATCGTGGCCGCCTATATGCACTACAGCAAGATCTCTGCTAG CGCGGACCAGGCCCTTGGCACTCTGACCATGCGGAAATTCTGCGAGGACAAAGTAGCCGCGTCCCTGCAGCCATCCCAGAaaag GTACATCAAGTACTTCAGCGGGCTGCTGTCGGGCACCATCAAGATGAATAGCAACACCCTGTTCCTGCACCACGTCCTTATTCCCGCCATCCCCAGCTTCGAGGCCAGCGGAG GCTACCAGCCCTTCCTGAAGATCTACCAGTCCATGCAGCTCGTCTACACCTCGGGGATCTA CAGCGTCCCGGGCCCCGGCCCCCAGAAGCTGTGTGtcaccctggagccagccctgctgctgaaAGGGGACGTGATG GTGAAGTGCTACCACAAGCAGACTTGCAGCTCTGACCGGGACGTGGTTTTCCGCATCCAATTCCACACGTGCACCATCCACGGCACCCAGCTCTGGTTCGGGAAGGATGAGCTGGACGAGGCCTGGCAag ACGAGCGCTTCCCCTTTGAAGCCAGCGTGGAGTTCGTCTTCTCTTCCGGCCCTGAGAAGATGAAAG GCCTGGAGACCTTACGGAACAGCCCATCCATCACAGTGGATTATAACATCTCCGATCCCATGGTGCGCTGGGACTCCTACGAGAACTTCAACCTGCACCACGAGGACAGCCTAGAAG ACATGTCCCACACCCGCGGCCCCATCGACGGCAGCCTCTACGCCAAGATCAAGAAGAAGCGGAACCTGAGCGGCTTCTCCGGCGGCGGCAGCGGGAGCCCGGCCAGTGCCGACTCCACCCAGCAGGGCAGCCGCTTCCTCTCCGTCAGCAGCGACTCGGGCCACTCCTCCATGCTGGCCGAACCCTCCCCTCCCGCCAAGCCGCTGCCCACGCCGGCTGAGAGGGAGGAGCTGGACAGGCTGCTCGGGGGCTTCGGGGTCAAGGCCAGGCCGGAGACCCCCAAACAACAGAGCGGGGCATCCCCGCACCGGGAGCTGGGGGGATGCCCGCCCAGCAACGGGGCCAGGGACAGGGAGACGGCCATCTTGGAAGATGAGCTGGTGGAAATGAGCCCCTTCGGGCCTCTGGCGTACCCCAGCCGGCGCCCCGGCCTGACCCGCCACTGCTCCTGCCGCCTGGGCTACCGCTCGCAGAGCTGCCCGGGCGCCCACAGCCCCGAGAGGCTGCCCAATGGCGCCTACTACAGGCCAGAGGGCACCTTGGAGCGCCGGCGCCTGGTGTACAGCACCAACGGGGTCCACTTGCACCCCGCCGAGGGCTACCCCTGCCTGCCGCAGGAGACCGGGCCGGGGGAGAAACGGCGGGTGTATCGCTCCCTCTCCGAGGGCCTGCAGCCCCTCGCCCACCCCTACGCCTACGAGCTGCCCCACAGCCCCGGTAAGCGGGAGGACCTGGCCTACAAGCCGCCCAGCTACCGGGAGGTGCTGATCCTGGAGGAGGAGCCCGCGTGCGGCTTGGAGCTGTGCCCGTGCCAGGACTGCCAGGAGAAGGTTCACGAGGAAGCCGGCCTGCCCCCCACCACCGCCTTCTACGGCCTGCACCTGGGCAGCCGCGAGCCCGAGGAGTGGGCCCATGAGCGTGCCAAGTCCCCCCTGTCCCGGTCAGGGCACcccggccagtccctgcccctgtTGATGCCGGCCGCCTACAGCCAGCGTACCCGGGGGCATCACGAGGTCTTTGAGTTCGAGCCCGCCCATGCCAAGATGCCGGTGCACTTTGGCCACAGCTACCCGGCACAGCCCATGCCCGGCGCCCATCAGAAGGGCCATGCCCATCACAAGGGCATGGAGCAGAGCCTGGAGCCCTTCCACTACCGCTATGGCCCACCCTACCCCGCCCTGCTGCCCCACGGCGCCTACGCCTGTGGCCCCCCCACCCATTGCCCCCAGCCACCCTTCTATGGCCGgtccccagccaggccctgcGCCTCCCCCCCGGACACGCCGGGCTACCACTCGCCCCCATCCAGCTCGGCGTCCCCTGTCAGCTCAGCCTACCCGGCCTCCAGGAAGCAAAGCTACGAGCCCCAGTCCCTGGAGACAGGCCAGGGCTATCCACGCCTGGGGCACCAGGACCGGACGCCTGCCG AGATGCAGGGCCCTGGGGACGAGGCACCCTGGCGAGACGCCCCTGGCTCCCTGCGCCAGCCCCCCTGGGAGGCTCACGCCGCCTGCCCCGCGCCCCCCGAGCTGTCAGGCCCGCCAACTcctctgcacaccagcagcccGGTGCAGAGCAAAGACAG CCCGGCGATGCCCAAAGGCAGCACCCCGGCTGCCAGCCTGCAGGAGAGCTCGGCATGCTCCAGCCCCGAGGACACAGCCCCACCCAGCGACAAGAGAACCCCAGAGATGAGCTTAGTCCTGCCAGGGGCCACGcccagccccacacagcccccttctCCAACACAGGCCTGTGCCCACGGAGCCACCTCCAGGGCCCAGTCCAATGGGCCGGCCCCAAGGCAGCCCTGTCTCCGAGCCCACAGTCCCGCCAGCCCGCCCCAGGGCACCGGCCTATCCAGGGTGAACCCGGGAGACAGCCCGCGTCACCTGAATGGCCCCAGCTACCCAGCTGTCTCCCCTGATTCATCCCCCAGCaatgggaccccagcacatccgCTGCCTCCTGGCATGGACAGGCTGGACCAACGCAGCCCCCCGACCGCGCCCATCCACAGCCCGGCCTGTGCCAGCTGCAGAGCGACAGCTACGCTCAGGAACCCAGCCCCCTACAACGGGCACCTGCATAGTGACAGAGCCGAGCTGGCCCCGGGCACCCTGGCCCGCTGCCCCAACGGCAGCCCCCTCCCGAGCCCCATCAGCGTGCAGGTCccagccccctactgcccctcCGACCTGCAGTGCTCCCCGACCCCTGCCTTCCCCATCACCACAGCCTACTACTCGGGCGGGGAGAGGAGCCCGCTGCCCCCGGGctcccccagccagggccacGCCTGCGATTCACTGCAGCAGCCGCCGTTGCCCGAGAAGCGCCACACACCAGCggctggcagctgggagaggagctCGCCCCCAGGACGTGGCACCGGGACAGGCCACCACGTCACCTTCGCGCCCGACACCGCCAGGCCAGACCCAG ACACGCAGCCGGAGAGCCACAGCAACGTCAAATTTGTCCAGGATACGTCCAAGTTTTGGTATAAACCCAACCTGTCCCGGGACCAAG CCATCGCCCTGCTGAAGGACAAGGAGCCCGGCTGCTTCCTCATCCGTGACAGCAACTCCTTCCAAGGTGCCTACGGGCTGGCTCTGAAAGTGGCGACGCCCCCGGCCAACTGCCTCACCCTCCCTTCCAAAG GTGACCCCATGGAGCAGCTGGTGCGTCACTTCCTGATTGAGACAGGCCCCAAGGGGGTGAAGATCAAGGGCTGCCAGAATGAACCCTATTTCG GAAGCCTGCCCGCCCTGGTCTCGCAGCACTCCATCACCCCCATCTCTCTGCCCTGCAAGCTCCGGATCCCCAGCAGAG ATCCCATGGAGGAGACCCCGGACATGGCCATTCCCACCAACGTGAGCACGGCGGCTGATTTGTTGAAGCAGGGTGCGG CCTGCAGCGTGCTCTACCTCAGCTCGGTGGAGACGGAGTCGCTGACGGGCCCCCAGGCCGTGGCCAAGGCGGCCGCCAGCACCCTGAGTTGcagcccccgcccgcccgcctgcCTCGTGCACTTCAAGGTCTCGACCCAGGGCATCACCCTGACAGACAATCAGAGGAA GCTGTTCTTCCGGCGCCATTACCCTGTGACCAGCATCACCTTCTGCAGCACGGACCCACAGGACAGGAG GTGGACGAATCCGGACGGCACCACCTCCAA GCTCTTCGGCTTTGTGGCTAAGAAGCAGGGCAGCCCCTGCGAGAACGTCTGCCACCTCTTCGCCGAGCTCGACCCTGAGCAGCCGGCCTTGGCCATCGTCAACTTCATCACCAAGGTCATGCTGGGGACGCACCGGAAATGA
- the TNS2 gene encoding tensin-2 isoform X3, which yields MKPRNTVEMLLRALGRQESTRVPGSSRPEKVPKPHSFKEKAFKKKKRACVVCKESIEALGLVCQACKIASHKKCEAKVASSCQPLPPPELRRNTAPARRIEHLGSTKSLHTSKQRSTLPRSFSLDHVMERKYDFDLTYITERIISVFFPPALEEQRYRGNLREVAQMLKSKHEDKYTLFNLSEKRHDISRLNPKVQDFGWPDMHAPPLDKICSICKAMETWLNSDPQHVVVLHCKGNKGKTGVIVAAYMHYSKISASADQALGTLTMRKFCEDKVAASLQPSQKRYIKYFSGLLSGTIKMNSNTLFLHHVLIPAIPSFEASGGYQPFLKIYQSMQLVYTSGIYSVPGPGPQKLCVTLEPALLLKGDVMVKCYHKQTCSSDRDVVFRIQFHTCTIHGTQLWFGKDELDEAWQDERFPFEASVEFVFSSGPEKMKGLETLRNSPSITVDYNISDPMVRWDSYENFNLHHEDSLEDMSHTRGPIDGSLYAKIKKKRNLSGFSGGGSGSPASADSTQQGSRFLSVSSDSGHSSMLAEPSPPAKPLPTPAEREELDRLLGGFGVKARPETPKQQSGASPHRELGGCPPSNGARDRETAILEDELVEMSPFGPLAYPSRRPGLTRHCSCRLGYRSQSCPGAHSPERLPNGAYYRPEGTLERRRLVYSTNGVHLHPAEGYPCLPQETGPGEKRRVYRSLSEGLQPLAHPYAYELPHSPGKREDLAYKPPSYREVLILEEEPACGLELCPCQDCQEKVHEEAGLPPTTAFYGLHLGSREPEEWAHERAKSPLSRSGHPGQSLPLLMPAAYSQRTRGHHEVFEFEPAHAKMPVHFGHSYPAQPMPGAHQKGHAHHKGMEQSLEPFHYRYGPPYPALLPHGAYACGPPTHCPQPPFYGRSPARPCASPPDTPGYHSPPSSSASPVSSAYPASRKQSYEPQSLETGQGYPRLGHQDRTPAEMQGPGDEAPWRDAPGSLRQPPWEAHAACPAPPELSGPPTPLHTSSPVQSKDSPAMPKGSTPAASLQESSACSSPEDTAPPSDKRTPEMSLVLPGATPSPTQPPSPTQACAHGATSRAQSNGPAPRQPCLRAHSPASPPQGTGLSRVNPGDSPRHLNGPSYPAVSPDSSPSNGTPAHPLPPGMDRLDQRSPPTAPIHSPACASCRATATLRNPAPYNGHLHSDRAELAPGTLARCPNGSPLPSPISVQVPAPYCPSDLQCSPTPAFPITTAYYSGGERSPLPPGSPSQGHACDSLQQPPLPEKRHTPAAGSWERSSPPGRGTGTGHHVTFAPDTARPDPDTQPESHSNVKFVQDTSKFWYKPNLSRDQAIALLKDKEPGCFLIRDSNSFQGAYGLALKVATPPANCLTLPSKGDPMEQLVRHFLIETGPKGVKIKGCQNEPYFGSLPALVSQHSITPISLPCKLRIPSRDPMEETPDMAIPTNVSTAADLLKQGAACSVLYLSSVETESLTGPQAVAKAAASTLSCSPRPPACLVHFKVSTQGITLTDNQRKLFFRRHYPVTSITFCSTDPQDRRWTNPDGTTSKLFGFVAKKQGSPCENVCHLFAELDPEQPALAIVNFITKVMLGTHRK from the exons GGCTCCACCAAATCCCTCCACACCTCGAAGCAACGGAGCACGCTGCCCAG gagcttCAGCCTGGACCACGTGATGGAGCGCAAGTATGACTTCGACCTGACCTACATCACTGAGCGCATCATCTCCGTcttcttcccccctgccctggaGGAGCAGCGCTACCGCGGCAACCTGCGCGAGGTGGCGCAGATGCTCAAGTCCAAGCATGAGGATAAGTACACG CTTTTCAACCTGTCCGAGAAGCGCCATGATATCAGCAGGCTGAACCCCAAG GTTCAGGATTTCGGCTGGCCGGACATGCACGCGCCCCCCCTGGACAAGATCTGCTCCATCTGCAAAGCCATGGAGACCTGGCTGAACTCGGACCCCCAGCACGTCGTGGTGCTGCATTGCAag GGGAACAAGGGCAAGACGGGCGTCATCGTGGCCGCCTATATGCACTACAGCAAGATCTCTGCTAG CGCGGACCAGGCCCTTGGCACTCTGACCATGCGGAAATTCTGCGAGGACAAAGTAGCCGCGTCCCTGCAGCCATCCCAGAaaag GTACATCAAGTACTTCAGCGGGCTGCTGTCGGGCACCATCAAGATGAATAGCAACACCCTGTTCCTGCACCACGTCCTTATTCCCGCCATCCCCAGCTTCGAGGCCAGCGGAG GCTACCAGCCCTTCCTGAAGATCTACCAGTCCATGCAGCTCGTCTACACCTCGGGGATCTA CAGCGTCCCGGGCCCCGGCCCCCAGAAGCTGTGTGtcaccctggagccagccctgctgctgaaAGGGGACGTGATG GTGAAGTGCTACCACAAGCAGACTTGCAGCTCTGACCGGGACGTGGTTTTCCGCATCCAATTCCACACGTGCACCATCCACGGCACCCAGCTCTGGTTCGGGAAGGATGAGCTGGACGAGGCCTGGCAag ACGAGCGCTTCCCCTTTGAAGCCAGCGTGGAGTTCGTCTTCTCTTCCGGCCCTGAGAAGATGAAAG GCCTGGAGACCTTACGGAACAGCCCATCCATCACAGTGGATTATAACATCTCCGATCCCATGGTGCGCTGGGACTCCTACGAGAACTTCAACCTGCACCACGAGGACAGCCTAGAAG ACATGTCCCACACCCGCGGCCCCATCGACGGCAGCCTCTACGCCAAGATCAAGAAGAAGCGGAACCTGAGCGGCTTCTCCGGCGGCGGCAGCGGGAGCCCGGCCAGTGCCGACTCCACCCAGCAGGGCAGCCGCTTCCTCTCCGTCAGCAGCGACTCGGGCCACTCCTCCATGCTGGCCGAACCCTCCCCTCCCGCCAAGCCGCTGCCCACGCCGGCTGAGAGGGAGGAGCTGGACAGGCTGCTCGGGGGCTTCGGGGTCAAGGCCAGGCCGGAGACCCCCAAACAACAGAGCGGGGCATCCCCGCACCGGGAGCTGGGGGGATGCCCGCCCAGCAACGGGGCCAGGGACAGGGAGACGGCCATCTTGGAAGATGAGCTGGTGGAAATGAGCCCCTTCGGGCCTCTGGCGTACCCCAGCCGGCGCCCCGGCCTGACCCGCCACTGCTCCTGCCGCCTGGGCTACCGCTCGCAGAGCTGCCCGGGCGCCCACAGCCCCGAGAGGCTGCCCAATGGCGCCTACTACAGGCCAGAGGGCACCTTGGAGCGCCGGCGCCTGGTGTACAGCACCAACGGGGTCCACTTGCACCCCGCCGAGGGCTACCCCTGCCTGCCGCAGGAGACCGGGCCGGGGGAGAAACGGCGGGTGTATCGCTCCCTCTCCGAGGGCCTGCAGCCCCTCGCCCACCCCTACGCCTACGAGCTGCCCCACAGCCCCGGTAAGCGGGAGGACCTGGCCTACAAGCCGCCCAGCTACCGGGAGGTGCTGATCCTGGAGGAGGAGCCCGCGTGCGGCTTGGAGCTGTGCCCGTGCCAGGACTGCCAGGAGAAGGTTCACGAGGAAGCCGGCCTGCCCCCCACCACCGCCTTCTACGGCCTGCACCTGGGCAGCCGCGAGCCCGAGGAGTGGGCCCATGAGCGTGCCAAGTCCCCCCTGTCCCGGTCAGGGCACcccggccagtccctgcccctgtTGATGCCGGCCGCCTACAGCCAGCGTACCCGGGGGCATCACGAGGTCTTTGAGTTCGAGCCCGCCCATGCCAAGATGCCGGTGCACTTTGGCCACAGCTACCCGGCACAGCCCATGCCCGGCGCCCATCAGAAGGGCCATGCCCATCACAAGGGCATGGAGCAGAGCCTGGAGCCCTTCCACTACCGCTATGGCCCACCCTACCCCGCCCTGCTGCCCCACGGCGCCTACGCCTGTGGCCCCCCCACCCATTGCCCCCAGCCACCCTTCTATGGCCGgtccccagccaggccctgcGCCTCCCCCCCGGACACGCCGGGCTACCACTCGCCCCCATCCAGCTCGGCGTCCCCTGTCAGCTCAGCCTACCCGGCCTCCAGGAAGCAAAGCTACGAGCCCCAGTCCCTGGAGACAGGCCAGGGCTATCCACGCCTGGGGCACCAGGACCGGACGCCTGCCG AGATGCAGGGCCCTGGGGACGAGGCACCCTGGCGAGACGCCCCTGGCTCCCTGCGCCAGCCCCCCTGGGAGGCTCACGCCGCCTGCCCCGCGCCCCCCGAGCTGTCAGGCCCGCCAACTcctctgcacaccagcagcccGGTGCAGAGCAAAGACAG CCCGGCGATGCCCAAAGGCAGCACCCCGGCTGCCAGCCTGCAGGAGAGCTCGGCATGCTCCAGCCCCGAGGACACAGCCCCACCCAGCGACAAGAGAACCCCAGAGATGAGCTTAGTCCTGCCAGGGGCCACGcccagccccacacagcccccttctCCAACACAGGCCTGTGCCCACGGAGCCACCTCCAGGGCCCAGTCCAATGGGCCGGCCCCAAGGCAGCCCTGTCTCCGAGCCCACAGTCCCGCCAGCCCGCCCCAGGGCACCGGCCTATCCAGGGTGAACCCGGGAGACAGCCCGCGTCACCTGAATGGCCCCAGCTACCCAGCTGTCTCCCCTGATTCATCCCCCAGCaatgggaccccagcacatccgCTGCCTCCTGGCATGGACAGGCTGGACCAACGCAGCCCCCCGACCGCGCCCATCCACAGCCCGGCCTGTGCCAGCTGCAGAGCGACAGCTACGCTCAGGAACCCAGCCCCCTACAACGGGCACCTGCATAGTGACAGAGCCGAGCTGGCCCCGGGCACCCTGGCCCGCTGCCCCAACGGCAGCCCCCTCCCGAGCCCCATCAGCGTGCAGGTCccagccccctactgcccctcCGACCTGCAGTGCTCCCCGACCCCTGCCTTCCCCATCACCACAGCCTACTACTCGGGCGGGGAGAGGAGCCCGCTGCCCCCGGGctcccccagccagggccacGCCTGCGATTCACTGCAGCAGCCGCCGTTGCCCGAGAAGCGCCACACACCAGCggctggcagctgggagaggagctCGCCCCCAGGACGTGGCACCGGGACAGGCCACCACGTCACCTTCGCGCCCGACACCGCCAGGCCAGACCCAG ACACGCAGCCGGAGAGCCACAGCAACGTCAAATTTGTCCAGGATACGTCCAAGTTTTGGTATAAACCCAACCTGTCCCGGGACCAAG CCATCGCCCTGCTGAAGGACAAGGAGCCCGGCTGCTTCCTCATCCGTGACAGCAACTCCTTCCAAGGTGCCTACGGGCTGGCTCTGAAAGTGGCGACGCCCCCGGCCAACTGCCTCACCCTCCCTTCCAAAG GTGACCCCATGGAGCAGCTGGTGCGTCACTTCCTGATTGAGACAGGCCCCAAGGGGGTGAAGATCAAGGGCTGCCAGAATGAACCCTATTTCG GAAGCCTGCCCGCCCTGGTCTCGCAGCACTCCATCACCCCCATCTCTCTGCCCTGCAAGCTCCGGATCCCCAGCAGAG ATCCCATGGAGGAGACCCCGGACATGGCCATTCCCACCAACGTGAGCACGGCGGCTGATTTGTTGAAGCAGGGTGCGG CCTGCAGCGTGCTCTACCTCAGCTCGGTGGAGACGGAGTCGCTGACGGGCCCCCAGGCCGTGGCCAAGGCGGCCGCCAGCACCCTGAGTTGcagcccccgcccgcccgcctgcCTCGTGCACTTCAAGGTCTCGACCCAGGGCATCACCCTGACAGACAATCAGAGGAA GCTGTTCTTCCGGCGCCATTACCCTGTGACCAGCATCACCTTCTGCAGCACGGACCCACAGGACAGGAG GTGGACGAATCCGGACGGCACCACCTCCAA GCTCTTCGGCTTTGTGGCTAAGAAGCAGGGCAGCCCCTGCGAGAACGTCTGCCACCTCTTCGCCGAGCTCGACCCTGAGCAGCCGGCCTTGGCCATCGTCAACTTCATCACCAAGGTCATGCTGGGGACGCACCGGAAATGA